Genomic segment of Triticum aestivum cultivar Chinese Spring chromosome 6A, IWGSC CS RefSeq v2.1, whole genome shotgun sequence:
TCCAGTGGCTACATTTATGTTCAGTCTGGTCGCTTGGGCCGTTGTACCTTTTGATTATGGTATGGTATTGTCAGATCCGAACATAGGGCTACTTTATTTGTTTGCCATATCTTCGCTAGGTGTTTATGGAATAATTATAGCAGGATGGTCTAGTAAGACGGGGGGCGGCCGTTCGGTCGCCTATGATATACGGACCAATTGGTCAAAAATGGGTTTGTGCCGCAGGTGTTGAACGATCTACTCTACACAGGTGTGGGCTTACAGGGCTAGGGCTCATAAACCCTTTCTTTCATTCATCAAGGGGTCGGTCACTTTTCCGGGCCGGGATCGAGAAGTGGAAGTCATAAAAAAGAGATGTTTCTCTTCGCACCTCATATCAAGAGGAAAGGTAGCTTGTCAAGCTGGTCTCACTATTGGAAATTCTAGCTTTCTTTTTTTTTCACCGGCTCTTCTTCTTTGTCAATGCTACTAAGGACCTGACGGTTCGCCTACTTGATGGATGAAAGAACATGAGAAAGGGTTCTAAAATAAAAGGCTAGAAAGTCTACTACAGTACAGTCAAAGTCAGCGGCTGAGTTTGCCTAGCCTCGCCTACTCATTTTTGTAGGCGAGCGAGTTAGCGAAGAGGCTTAGGGATAAGAGAGTGTCGGTGCGTACGTAGCCTTCATTCTACTACGCTACA
This window contains:
- the LOC123132216 gene encoding NADH-ubiquinone oxidoreductase chain 1-like — protein: MAFVQRRKGPDVVGSFGLLQPLANGLKLILKEPISPSSANFSLFRMAPVATFMFSLVAWAVVPFDYGMVLSDPNIGLLYLFAISSLGVYGIIIAGWSSKTGGGRSVAYDIRTNWSKMGLCRRC